The sequence TAAACAAAAGGGATATAGAGGCAAACTTCACAgtattcatatatttttatgGTATCCTTAATATagccaacaacaacaacacaaaaAAATCTCATACCTGGTGAGCAAGTTattggctatctgaactcactATCTCAGTAGATGGAATATCGATGTTTGAATCAAATGATATTAAGTTCGAGTTTGAGTGAGATCATCAACACTGGGATATAGGTATATCCATTTGGTAAgtaacaaatagaataaaatgcaTGACTTCTAGTAAATATAATTcattgttacttacttacttacttacgcctgttactcctaatggagcataggccaccgaccaggattctccaacccattcatTGTTACCtgttgttatttttttattattttgtaacaGCAATAGAAAATTTTGCAATGTATATCAATCATTTCAATGAGCAATTCATATCAACATCATCAACTAGTGTATTACACATTTTTATGATTCTATGCCAATTAACAAATTTAATTCTTTGTGGTTGTCAATTAATTCCAATTCGAATGAAGTTTTTATTggatcatttcaataaaatttatttaacaaaatatcaatttgaacaaattttgaaaatatttggtTGGTCTTTAATAGACTATACACGTGGTTACATGATAAATGTAAGTTAttgtttagtatatatatacatatattgtggtgcgtgttacttatattgatataagtagtatatagcgcgagtcaggaatgtaatgtcagggagcagaagattgggaagatcaagaaaggaagaacgggtaTAGAAAGCTATTAGTATAggaatgcaagaacaatgaagtccgagacaactattgaacattttgcaaattaggtattatagtatggttttttctattttaccaagtaactctgtaatgtacTAAAtacaattcggttgtcctcacctgcgTTCTCCTTCATcacaatatatttttaatatcctaatgagtagaaaaattagattttctgacgtttgaTGACTTAgtttaagccacttcttcagagaatacattactattgatgtttaagactgcaattgatcatcaTCAGTCTGATAATCAAGAAGTGTCTTACACTAAGTCATGAAAcgttagaaaatctaatttttctactcattggaatattacaaatagattattaattaattaattgtttgCTTATcagctgttgttgttgtttcgtTTCTCTATAGAATCCTAAACAATCAATATTGAATATGTGTACACCTGATGAAGAGTATATAATTTTGAAACAAATTAGAAATTTACCAAATTTGAAATTATTAGctgataatttattaaaaactattcaACTTGATCTTATTCAAGAgataaatataacaaatatgAATATTATACAAGATAAAGATTTATGCAAAGTTCCAGTGTCTTCTGTATCAttcttgaataataataatgacaataataataataattcatcatttCAATTGTTACCTCATGAGATTATGTCAAACAAGATATCATCGAATTCCAGAATATTCAATTCCTACTTTTTGTCAAGTCAAAGTTTACTTAATCACAGTAATGATTCaacatttattcaatgtttaaatgatacatttgacaatttaattattattaataataataatggtcatGATAAGTTTTCATCGGTAGTCAGTTCAATTCCTGGTGAGAATGCTCGCTCAGTTAGTCAGATTCCTgatggtgataatgatgatgatgatgatcagaTCAACTTGCCACAACATAATCAATTTAAAAGACAAGAAATATTGAATATgaaaaatgaagtattcagtgtaAATCCTGAACTTATACTGAATTGGATTAGTAAATTTCCATTGAATATGTTAAGCTATCAAAATCAAACTGAAAGATTAATTAGTCAAATAAAAAATCTTAAGAATATTATTCCTACTTATTGGACAGATAGTCTTAGCAAAGAAGGTAATTTAAGATTTTTAACTTTTTTTGGAAAAACGTTTTTTGGTAGCGAAGGGAACTGTCAGTAACCTTTTCATCGATTGCCTTCAGTGCAAAAGCCGTTTATTTGTACGAATCTATGTCAGTTTAGTGTAGTCGAAAGGAAATTCAGATTTTAAGTTTCTTGCAATCAAACACTCATCAGTAAAGAGTAACTGAGTGATATGTTAAACTGTTCAACTGAGTGATCTGTGTTCAAGTCTCACAGAGTGGATAGGTTCCCTCACAATTCCAGGTACACCTTGACGAGTGATAACTATCACAAAACTAAGTTCACAGTTTCCTATTGACTATGTTCAACCATTTAATATCAAGACAAAGTGAACGTGATGTTGAATTGCTTAGAATGATGATGATCATATTATAATTTGTTCTATGAAATCTGATCAAAATT comes from Schistosoma haematobium chromosome 3, whole genome shotgun sequence and encodes:
- a CDS encoding hypothetical protein (EggNog:ENOG410WJPJ~COG:K), whose product is MLNQALGFMENRNHQCILCKCNSFTPCTTSLRYCSKCNHSWTFHAIENFAMYINHFNEQFISTSSTSVLHIFMILCQLTNLILCGCQLIPIRMKFLLDHFNKIYLTKYQFEQILKIFGWSLIDYTRGYMINNPKQSILNMCTPDEEYIILKQIRNLPNLKLLADNLLKTIQLDLIQEINITNMNIIQDKDLCKVPVSSVSFLNNNNDNNNNNSSFQLLPHEIMSNKISSNSRIFNSYFLSSQSLLNHSNDSTFIQCLNDTFDNLIIINNNNGHDKFSSVVSSIPGENARSVSQIPDGDNDDDDDQINLPQHNQFKRQEILNMKNEVFSVNPELILNWISKFPLNMLSYQNQTERLISQIKNLKNIIPTYWTDSLSKEARNIYSDQFQQSNGVSSQEIIQNIQVITTEYAYDHYSLKYPYTPITINQTLIRSKKFEQRNKKRVMCPNCRKTFCDKGALKIHHSAVHLKEMHKCTINGCNMWFSSRRSRNRHSANPNPRLHILHMNKNNENHNNVVN